One window of Atribacter laminatus genomic DNA carries:
- a CDS encoding ABC transporter substrate-binding protein: MIKKSKKSVVLLGLSFIFILCVSAFASDLAEFEKASINWRQKEGERLLVGMNKHGFTDAIQQFLPEFEQLTGIKVTLDVYPEEEFRKKRLVTMAGGGGIYDVFMIDQALYQYAEAGWVEPLMTYIENPDLTDNNWYDFEDIFDKARGFGEYKGVFYALPITGEAEILFYRSDLNEEKGLAVPQSMDELYENAKKLKSDSIAGIVLRGQRGWGANVWPWSGFLWTYDGRYFDADDNPAFNSPEAVAATEMYAKLLIDAGPQAPASYNWYEVQSDIALGKAAMGIDTGMFMAVYEDPEKSEVAGKMGYITMPGVNGKKSVPNFHYWQIAMDPKSVHKEAAWLFIQWATSKNILLPVAVKNGTAPRASIWNNEEFLSKYSKEWAEASSQGLASADPSLVPYYKPEFSEFGEILSIAISDVITQTKDCQEALNFAVEETKKILNK, encoded by the coding sequence ATGATTAAAAAGAGTAAAAAAAGCGTTGTTTTATTAGGACTATCATTTATATTCATTCTTTGTGTTAGTGCTTTTGCTTCAGATTTAGCTGAATTCGAAAAGGCATCCATTAATTGGAGACAAAAAGAAGGGGAACGACTTCTTGTTGGTATGAACAAACACGGATTTACTGATGCTATCCAACAATTTCTTCCAGAATTCGAACAATTAACTGGGATAAAGGTAACCTTGGACGTCTATCCAGAAGAAGAGTTTAGAAAGAAAAGATTGGTTACGATGGCTGGTGGAGGGGGCATTTACGATGTATTCATGATTGACCAGGCATTATACCAATATGCAGAAGCCGGATGGGTTGAACCTTTAATGACGTATATTGAAAATCCAGATCTTACCGATAATAATTGGTATGATTTTGAAGACATATTTGATAAAGCAAGGGGTTTTGGTGAATACAAGGGAGTATTTTATGCATTGCCTATAACCGGAGAAGCCGAGATTCTCTTTTATCGTAGCGACCTTAACGAAGAGAAAGGATTGGCAGTTCCACAAAGCATGGATGAGCTCTATGAAAATGCTAAAAAGTTAAAATCAGATTCCATAGCTGGTATCGTACTAAGAGGTCAAAGAGGATGGGGTGCCAACGTATGGCCTTGGTCTGGGTTTTTATGGACATATGATGGCAGATATTTTGATGCAGATGATAATCCTGCCTTTAATAGTCCAGAAGCAGTAGCAGCAACCGAGATGTACGCAAAGCTACTCATAGATGCTGGTCCTCAAGCCCCAGCTAGCTACAACTGGTATGAAGTTCAGTCTGACATAGCGCTCGGAAAAGCGGCAATGGGTATTGACACAGGTATGTTTATGGCCGTTTATGAAGATCCTGAAAAGTCAGAGGTTGCTGGAAAGATGGGTTATATAACCATGCCAGGAGTAAATGGAAAGAAGTCTGTACCGAACTTCCATTATTGGCAGATAGCTATGGACCCAAAATCAGTTCATAAAGAAGCAGCTTGGTTGTTTATACAGTGGGCTACCAGTAAAAATATCCTGCTTCCAGTTGCGGTTAAAAATGGAACTGCCCCACGAGCAAGTATTTGGAACAATGAGGAATTTCTATCCAAATACTCGAAAGAATGGGCAGAAGCAAGCTCTCAGGGCTTGGCTTCCGCAGACCCTTCACTAGTACCCTATTATAAACCTGAATTTTCGGAATTTGGAGAAATTCTCTCAATTGCCATCAGTGATGTAATTACTCAGACCAAAGATTGTCAAGAAGCTCTTAATTTTGCTGTAGAAGAAACTAAGAAAATATTAAATAAATAA
- a CDS encoding uroporphyrinogen decarboxylase family protein, with protein MLDSIKRLDERIDELIHSQRNKEITNYWEPQLYTAKDHWRGIPKKSTDLNMIPFTVEPEIPLWANIIGFDIIDYYKQPLAYLENTLKMMIYRFEVFQDFTCIEKTIPIWLGPPFESTLLGSEAVYVSGESPWLDREPVIKDYDDLSNIQMPDFYKTGLMPLAHKMYHEISEMVDGKYTVVFPEWGRGPFGVAFHIRGFNNLLMDMIVNPKFVHQLMALINEARKEWVSDRAQFLGRQVEKGNLYNDEVNCPTLSPNQYEEFVLPYEIELCNFHGGIVYWHSCGDITKLLESIRQIPQIDMLHIGPWTSLLDSERVFGKDTALEKCLMPTEDVQMASPKEMEIKLQEIKNIFEGSHYTVRADGLQLINDVNHDVEVINQWIKIARKVLKN; from the coding sequence ATGCTCGATTCGATTAAAAGGTTGGATGAAAGAATTGATGAATTAATTCACTCTCAGCGAAATAAAGAAATAACAAACTATTGGGAACCTCAGTTATATACCGCTAAAGACCATTGGAGAGGGATACCCAAGAAAAGCACCGATCTAAACATGATTCCTTTTACGGTTGAACCAGAAATTCCTCTTTGGGCAAATATCATTGGATTTGACATTATCGATTACTATAAACAACCACTGGCTTATTTAGAAAATACTTTAAAAATGATGATTTATCGATTTGAAGTTTTTCAGGATTTTACCTGTATCGAGAAAACCATTCCAATCTGGTTAGGTCCTCCTTTTGAATCAACCCTTTTAGGAAGCGAAGCTGTTTATGTAAGCGGGGAGAGCCCCTGGCTAGACCGAGAGCCTGTGATTAAAGATTATGATGATCTTTCCAATATTCAAATGCCAGATTTTTATAAAACTGGTTTGATGCCGCTGGCCCATAAAATGTATCATGAAATATCTGAAATGGTTGATGGAAAATACACAGTTGTATTTCCCGAATGGGGGAGGGGCCCTTTTGGTGTGGCATTTCACATCCGTGGTTTTAACAACTTGCTGATGGATATGATTGTCAATCCAAAGTTTGTGCATCAATTGATGGCTTTAATAAATGAAGCTCGAAAAGAATGGGTATCAGATCGTGCCCAATTTCTTGGAAGACAGGTAGAGAAGGGAAATCTTTATAATGATGAGGTAAACTGCCCCACTTTATCTCCCAATCAGTATGAAGAATTTGTTTTGCCTTACGAAATAGAACTGTGCAATTTCCATGGTGGAATTGTCTATTGGCATAGTTGTGGAGATATTACTAAGCTGCTCGAATCAATAAGGCAAATACCACAGATAGATATGCTTCATATTGGTCCCTGGACAAGCCTTCTTGATTCAGAAAGGGTCTTTGGTAAGGATACAGCTTTGGAGAAATGCCTTATGCCGACTGAGGACGTTCAGATGGCTTCGCCAAAAGAAATGGAAATAAAGCTTCAAGAAATAAAAAATATATTTGAAGGAAGCCATTATACTGTGCGCGCTGATGGTCTTCAGTTAATTAATGACGTTAACCATGATGTAGAAGTAATTAATCAGTGGATAAAAATTGCACGAAAAGTTTTAAAAAATTGA
- a CDS encoding HEPN domain-containing protein → MDKNAFISYWIESANRDYQTMLNLYQSKDYHWSLFIGHLIIEKLIKAIYVKNINENPPRTHDLVRLAEKAGIATTEEQKDTLDLLTTFNIKIRYPDYEFFFYRKCDYDFTTENIKKINEVRVWLLSMIEKE, encoded by the coding sequence ATGGATAAAAATGCGTTCATATCATATTGGATTGAATCAGCCAATCGTGATTATCAAACCATGCTGAACTTGTATCAAAGCAAGGATTATCACTGGAGTCTGTTCATTGGTCACCTCATAATCGAAAAACTGATAAAGGCTATCTATGTGAAAAATATCAATGAGAATCCACCAAGAACTCACGATTTGGTGAGGCTAGCTGAAAAAGCTGGAATTGCAACAACTGAGGAGCAAAAAGATACACTTGATCTCCTTACAACATTCAATATCAAAATTCGATATCCAGATTATGAATTTTTTTTCTATAGGAAATGTGATTACGACTTTACCACGGAGAATATTAAAAAAATCAATGAGGTCAGGGTATGGCTTCTATCGATGATAGAGAAAGAATAG
- a CDS encoding IS4 family transposase → MRSGPLCGAQLRYLIHSHRYGVIGGLAFSAAAWRVKARDTFIGWNDHTRAANLSQVVNNSRFLLRPEVRVKNLASFVLSLAIRRLPADWYHRYQVRPLLLETFVDTRFYRGTAYRAANWIDAGFTNGRGRQDRFAQHPVSVKRLFLYPLHRHYRTLLRYNERDVSTFPPSSPVEFADWVEEEFQGVSCGDLRLKKRLLTLVRDFYACPTGNIPQVCGSRAKTKACYRFFDHPAMNLKTILAPHFRSTQHRVAQEPLALVCQDTTTLNYQTHLETEGFGPIGTSSQKAIGLLLHASLAVTPNGVPLGLVDIQCYARDPASLGKKHRRSVLPLEEKESQRWLTSFDATARLQKECPQTTLVSIADREADLYDLFVRATTHPHAPKLLIRAFQKRALAGEEGTYLQKLATTPGAGCQPITVPRRKNRRARHAELVVRFCEVTLQPPRNRPQEPPVTLWAVSAEEETPPPDGSDPISWVLLTTMPVHHFQDACERIQWYCHRWLIEIYHRTLKSGCKIEERQLRTADRIENCLAIDLVVAWRIFFLAKQGRETPDVPCTVFFEEAEWKALVAYVTHNPLPPAHPPTLQEAIRMVASLGGFLGRKGDGHPGTKSMWLGLQRLDDITSTYKVLFPYCQFDPPCKPPSVSRQGRYG, encoded by the coding sequence TTGCGATCCGGTCCTTTATGCGGAGCCCAGCTTCGCTACCTCATTCACAGTCACCGCTATGGAGTGATTGGGGGTCTGGCCTTTAGCGCTGCCGCCTGGCGGGTGAAAGCCCGAGATACCTTTATCGGCTGGAATGATCACACTCGAGCCGCCAACTTATCACAGGTGGTCAATAACAGCCGGTTTCTCCTCCGTCCTGAGGTAAGGGTGAAGAATCTGGCGTCTTTTGTCCTCTCACTGGCGATCCGTCGGCTTCCTGCTGATTGGTACCATCGCTATCAGGTGAGGCCGCTGCTCCTTGAAACTTTTGTTGATACCCGCTTTTATCGAGGAACCGCTTATCGAGCCGCCAACTGGATCGACGCCGGCTTCACCAACGGCCGAGGTCGCCAAGACCGGTTCGCCCAGCATCCCGTTTCAGTCAAACGTCTTTTTCTCTATCCGCTCCACCGTCACTATCGGACCCTTTTACGGTATAATGAAAGAGATGTGTCTACTTTTCCTCCTTCCTCCCCAGTGGAATTTGCCGATTGGGTGGAAGAGGAATTCCAAGGAGTCAGCTGTGGCGATCTCCGACTCAAAAAACGCTTGCTCACCCTGGTCCGGGATTTCTATGCCTGTCCCACCGGGAATATCCCCCAAGTCTGTGGCAGCCGAGCCAAAACCAAGGCGTGCTACCGGTTTTTCGATCATCCAGCCATGAACCTGAAGACCATCCTTGCTCCCCACTTCCGCTCGACTCAACATCGAGTCGCTCAAGAACCCTTGGCTCTGGTCTGTCAAGACACCACCACCCTCAACTATCAAACCCATCTTGAGACCGAAGGGTTCGGACCAATCGGCACCAGCTCCCAAAAAGCCATTGGACTCCTCCTGCATGCTAGCTTAGCCGTGACTCCCAATGGGGTTCCTTTAGGATTAGTCGATATCCAATGTTATGCCCGTGATCCAGCAAGCCTCGGGAAAAAACACCGGCGCTCAGTGCTTCCCTTAGAAGAAAAAGAAAGCCAGCGTTGGTTAACAAGTTTTGATGCCACCGCTCGTCTGCAAAAAGAATGCCCTCAGACCACTCTGGTGAGTATCGCCGATCGGGAAGCTGATCTGTATGATCTCTTTGTGCGGGCGACGACCCATCCCCACGCTCCCAAACTGCTCATTCGAGCTTTTCAAAAACGAGCTCTGGCTGGAGAAGAAGGAACCTATCTCCAAAAACTGGCCACCACCCCAGGTGCTGGATGTCAACCCATCACCGTTCCCCGACGGAAAAACCGTCGAGCCCGTCACGCCGAACTCGTTGTTCGCTTTTGCGAGGTGACCCTTCAACCGCCTCGCAACCGTCCTCAAGAACCTCCCGTTACGCTGTGGGCGGTGAGCGCGGAAGAAGAGACTCCTCCTCCCGATGGGAGTGACCCCATCAGCTGGGTGCTCCTCACCACCATGCCGGTTCATCACTTTCAAGATGCCTGTGAACGAATACAGTGGTACTGTCATCGGTGGTTGATTGAAATCTACCACCGGACCTTGAAGAGTGGCTGCAAAATTGAAGAGCGCCAGCTTCGAACTGCCGATCGAATTGAAAATTGTCTGGCTATTGATCTCGTGGTTGCCTGGCGGATCTTCTTTTTAGCCAAGCAAGGACGAGAAACCCCCGATGTTCCCTGTACTGTTTTCTTTGAAGAAGCCGAGTGGAAAGCTTTAGTTGCCTATGTTACTCACAATCCTCTTCCACCAGCTCATCCTCCGACTCTTCAAGAAGCCATCAGGATGGTGGCTTCCTTGGGAGGGTTCTTGGGGCGCAAAGGGGATGGCCATCCTGGAACCAAAAGCATGTGGTTGGGACTCCAACGTTTAGACGATATCACCTCGACGTACAAGGTCCTCTTTCCTTACTGTCAATTTGATCCGCCTTGCAAACCTCCTTCGGTGTCCAGACAGGGGAGATATGGGTAA
- a CDS encoding nucleotidyltransferase domain-containing protein: MASIDDRERIEEIVKAFGKLIKEKIRVRHLYLYGSYAKGTHSPESDIDVAVVADNFSGDPIEDTMLLMKLRRKIDYRIEPHPFKTEEFNLSNPLAKEIITTGKEIY, from the coding sequence ATGGCTTCTATCGATGATAGAGAAAGAATAGAAGAAATTGTAAAAGCTTTTGGTAAATTAATTAAAGAAAAAATAAGGGTACGACATCTTTATCTCTATGGCTCGTATGCCAAAGGGACTCATTCGCCAGAAAGTGATATCGACGTTGCCGTCGTTGCTGATAATTTTAGTGGAGACCCTATTGAAGATACCATGTTACTCATGAAATTGAGGCGGAAAATTGATTATCGCATTGAACCTCATCCATTCAAAACTGAAGAATTCAATTTATCCAATCCTTTGGCAAAAGAAATAATCACGACTGGAAAAGAAATTTACTAA
- a CDS encoding nucleotidyltransferase domain-containing protein: MNERRKKPFKVSTEINNRKKLLNQELKRYIRLLTKHGSPEKLILFGTLAQGELHEWSDIDLVVVEKSNLPFYQRLRKIRELIQPQVGLDIVVYTPEEFDQLQANSPFFREEIIAKGKIIYEQSK, encoded by the coding sequence ATGAATGAAAGAAGAAAAAAACCATTTAAAGTCTCAACTGAGATCAATAATCGAAAGAAGCTTTTGAACCAGGAATTAAAACGCTACATTCGCTTGTTGACCAAACACGGTTCTCCTGAGAAATTGATTCTTTTCGGAACTCTCGCTCAAGGAGAGCTCCATGAATGGTCGGATATTGATCTTGTGGTTGTCGAAAAAAGCAATTTACCTTTTTATCAGAGGCTACGTAAGATTCGAGAATTAATCCAACCACAGGTAGGGTTAGATATTGTCGTGTATACCCCTGAAGAGTTTGATCAACTCCAAGCGAATAGCCCTTTCTTTAGAGAAGAAATCATTGCTAAAGGAAAGATTATTTATGAACAAAGCAAGTAA
- a CDS encoding DUF1254 domain-containing protein produces the protein MKKFSHHFFFITCLFLIILSGTAMATENLYDIAYQTCVYAYPLVLTKATQLSQNMPDNHFGHFRKLPSPSNRDIVRPNRDTMYSIAWLNLNKGPILLTVPETLDRYYLVQIMDMWTDTFAGPSSRTIGPKGGQFLIVGPNWDGQLPETTLPEIIELTNDYRLIKSPTNQVWIMVRIEAGSEAEYPIVQKIQDGYQLEQIGIPKDQSSQTLSSPRKDPRFLKITQAIEKGAATPPQVVEKMDAATFFETFTELMIENPPHIQDWPIVALMSQIGIIPGKVLHFESLDENAQDALNQAVQDALKDIHVQTPIPFQDNWRFLPMFTGSYGANYMFRAAIAFTGLGANLPEDAVYPVTNLDYNSEILDGSKNYVVHFEKDQIPPTYAFWSLTVYDSEIYLIENPIHRYNLTSRQNVMKFNPDGSLDIYLQNSSPGAEFESNWLPIPSDEPFSITLRIYWPKREVLEGIWKLPKVCPR, from the coding sequence ATGAAAAAATTTAGTCATCATTTCTTCTTCATTACCTGTCTTTTTTTAATTATTCTGAGTGGTACTGCTATGGCCACCGAAAACCTTTATGACATTGCTTATCAGACTTGTGTTTATGCCTATCCGTTAGTTTTAACCAAAGCGACTCAACTCAGTCAGAACATGCCTGATAATCACTTTGGCCACTTTCGGAAACTCCCATCACCCAGTAACCGGGATATCGTCCGACCGAATCGTGATACCATGTATTCAATAGCTTGGCTCAACCTTAACAAAGGTCCAATTCTTTTAACTGTTCCTGAGACATTGGACCGCTACTATCTGGTGCAAATAATGGATATGTGGACTGATACCTTTGCCGGTCCCAGTTCCCGAACCATCGGTCCCAAAGGAGGCCAATTCCTTATTGTTGGTCCCAACTGGGATGGCCAACTTCCCGAAACCACATTACCGGAAATCATAGAGCTCACCAATGATTACAGATTAATAAAATCACCAACCAATCAGGTCTGGATTATGGTCAGGATTGAAGCTGGTAGCGAAGCAGAGTATCCCATCGTCCAAAAAATTCAAGATGGGTATCAGCTTGAGCAAATTGGGATTCCAAAAGATCAATCCAGCCAAACCCTATCAAGTCCACGAAAAGATCCTCGTTTTCTTAAAATAACCCAAGCTATTGAAAAGGGAGCTGCAACCCCACCTCAAGTGGTAGAAAAGATGGATGCCGCAACTTTTTTTGAAACCTTCACTGAATTGATGATCGAAAATCCTCCCCATATTCAGGATTGGCCGATTGTTGCCCTCATGAGTCAGATAGGAATTATCCCGGGTAAAGTTCTTCACTTTGAAAGTTTAGATGAGAATGCTCAGGATGCCCTCAATCAAGCAGTTCAAGATGCTTTAAAAGACATCCATGTTCAAACACCGATCCCCTTTCAGGATAACTGGCGTTTCTTGCCCATGTTTACTGGATCCTACGGCGCCAATTACATGTTCCGAGCGGCTATTGCTTTTACCGGACTGGGGGCGAACCTTCCTGAAGATGCCGTATATCCAGTGACCAATCTAGATTATAACTCCGAAATTCTTGATGGGAGCAAAAATTATGTAGTTCACTTTGAAAAAGACCAAATCCCACCTACTTATGCCTTTTGGTCCCTCACCGTTTATGACTCGGAGATATATCTTATCGAGAATCCTATCCATCGCTATAATCTAACCAGCAGACAAAACGTAATGAAGTTCAATCCTGACGGTTCTTTAGATATTTACTTGCAGAATTCTTCACCGGGGGCGGAGTTTGAGTCGAATTGGCTTCCGATTCCTTCCGATGAACCGTTCAGCATCACCTTGAGAATCTATTGGCCAAAACGGGAAGTTTTGGAAGGAATCTGGAAATTGCCCAAAGTCTGTCCTCGTTAG
- a CDS encoding DUF5615 family PIN-like protein, translated as MPQFGENETLQFLADVNVEKTIIDFLRQFGYLVQSVAELSTSMLDEDILNYAQRNNFILITNDKDFGEFVFRQKKMTKGIILFRFENQKAIEKITTIQFVLEHHQDKIANHFVVLSPKKVRFIPLEVNI; from the coding sequence ATGCCTCAGTTTGGAGAAAATGAGACATTGCAATTTCTTGCTGATGTGAATGTTGAAAAAACGATTATTGATTTTTTAAGACAGTTTGGGTATTTAGTCCAATCGGTTGCTGAATTAAGTACTTCTATGTTAGATGAAGATATATTAAATTATGCTCAAAGAAATAATTTTATTCTCATCACGAATGATAAAGACTTTGGTGAATTTGTTTTCCGGCAGAAAAAAATGACAAAAGGAATAATTTTATTCCGGTTTGAAAACCAGAAAGCGATTGAAAAAATAACTACCATTCAATTTGTTTTGGAACATCATCAAGATAAAATTGCAAATCATTTCGTTGTTTTATCGCCAAAAAAAGTCAGATTTATTCCTTTGGAGGTTAATATATGA
- a CDS encoding type II toxin-antitoxin system RelE family toxin: MAKKIDELAANPYLGKPLGNLNDINLTGFYKLYTDDKKIRIVYRLLLEDRVIVEIWGIGKREKSQIYQKVNRRVQNRKKKK; encoded by the coding sequence GTGGCAAAAAAGATCGATGAGTTGGCGGCAAACCCCTATCTGGGAAAACCACTCGGTAATCTCAATGATATCAACCTCACTGGATTTTATAAGCTCTATACCGATGATAAAAAAATCCGTATCGTTTACCGCCTTCTTTTAGAAGATAGAGTTATTGTAGAAATCTGGGGAATTGGGAAAAGGGAAAAAAGTCAAATTTACCAAAAGGTAAATCGCAGAGTGCAAAACCGAAAGAAGAAAAAATGA
- a CDS encoding type II toxin-antitoxin system Phd/YefM family antitoxin: protein MLIDSDNMISITKFQKEMTKRIRELQNTKKELYIMKNNVVSAVLLDPDEYYHLKKLEEELEQSSIANVVLERMANYDRAKNKSWEEIKHDYEL, encoded by the coding sequence GTGTTGATTGATAGCGATAACATGATCTCGATAACCAAGTTCCAGAAGGAAATGACGAAAAGGATACGAGAACTCCAAAATACCAAAAAAGAGCTCTATATCATGAAAAACAATGTGGTGTCCGCCGTTCTTTTAGATCCTGATGAATACTACCATTTGAAAAAACTGGAAGAGGAGCTTGAACAATCCTCAATCGCCAATGTGGTTTTGGAAAGAATGGCCAACTATGATCGTGCGAAGAACAAATCCTGGGAAGAAATCAAGCACGATTATGAATTATGA
- a CDS encoding carbohydrate ABC transporter permease produces the protein MKKNNTLNLENKKFIVTSLAPALISLILITVVPFVINIINSLRNYYLADPKGPTFVGLENFKQILFNDANFWHSLWITLLFTAGCILIEFWLGLYIAGLLSSGGTFRNIIRSLLILPMAATPVAVSFTWKIMYSPSLGIINYFLKLFNINGAAWVGDPKIALLSVILVDVWQWTPFMMLIMLAGYMSLPTEPFEAATVDGAKDWHIFRYITLPLIKPVALTALLFRVIDSLKTFDIIFVLTRGGPGNTTETLNLYTYLKGFSYLRIGEASALAIIFLLIVIAISQIYLKYAGLEFGGSN, from the coding sequence ATGAAAAAAAATAATACACTCAATCTCGAAAATAAAAAATTCATCGTAACGTCTTTGGCTCCAGCATTAATTTCTTTAATATTGATAACGGTTGTCCCTTTTGTAATCAATATTATTAACAGTTTAAGAAACTATTATCTGGCAGATCCAAAAGGACCTACATTTGTAGGTTTAGAAAATTTTAAGCAAATCCTTTTTAATGATGCAAATTTTTGGCATTCACTTTGGATAACACTCCTCTTTACTGCGGGATGTATTTTAATTGAATTTTGGTTAGGATTATATATTGCAGGGCTCCTCAGTTCAGGCGGTACTTTCCGAAACATAATTCGTTCTCTTTTAATACTCCCGATGGCAGCCACTCCAGTCGCAGTTTCGTTTACTTGGAAGATCATGTACAGTCCCTCGCTGGGAATTATTAATTATTTTTTAAAGCTATTTAATATTAACGGAGCTGCTTGGGTTGGTGATCCAAAAATTGCCTTATTATCAGTTATTCTTGTTGATGTTTGGCAATGGACCCCTTTTATGATGTTAATCATGTTAGCAGGCTATATGTCTCTTCCAACAGAACCCTTTGAAGCGGCTACAGTGGATGGAGCAAAAGATTGGCATATTTTCAGATATATCACTTTACCGCTTATAAAACCGGTCGCTCTTACAGCTCTGCTATTTCGAGTAATTGACTCCCTGAAGACTTTTGACATTATTTTCGTGTTAACCCGTGGTGGTCCAGGAAACACTACTGAAACCCTCAATTTGTATACCTATTTGAAGGGATTTAGCTATTTGCGTATTGGAGAAGCAAGTGCACTTGCAATTATATTTTTGCTCATTGTGATTGCCATCTCGCAAATATATTTAAAATATGCCGGACTCGAGTTTGGGGGATCAAACTAA
- a CDS encoding DUF433 domain-containing protein translates to MDYKERIASDPDIMLGKPVIKGTRITIELILRKLSEGMVIEELLEAYPHLTKEDIFAALSYSADVISQEELIET, encoded by the coding sequence ATGGATTATAAGGAAAGGATAGCTTCCGACCCAGATATAATGCTTGGCAAGCCTGTAATAAAGGGGACAAGAATTACCATTGAACTCATCTTAAGGAAATTATCTGAGGGAATGGTGATAGAAGAATTACTTGAAGCTTATCCTCATCTGACAAAAGAAGACATTTTTGCAGCACTTTCTTATTCTGCTGATGTCATATCTCAGGAGGAGTTGATTGAAACTTAG
- a CDS encoding carbohydrate ABC transporter permease: MRKNKLKYFIQNIILIIVGIWAIFPIFWMFSMSLKRRVDALAMPPRWIFSPIIDNYIKVFNSQDFTRFYFNSILIGLFTILFVLIIGIPASYTLSKMNFRGKKDIDFWILSTRMAPPVGILIPYFLIFKNLGILDTRASIVIMHIALNLSFAIWVMKGFFAEIPKGIEEAALVDGCSHWRAFIRIILPLVAPGLVATAIIVFLFSWNELLFAVTLAGNASKTVPVALYNFVSYEEIDWGPLSASAMLALIPVLVFISFVQKQLIKGLTLGAISK; encoded by the coding sequence ATGAGGAAAAACAAACTAAAATACTTTATTCAAAATATCATTCTCATTATTGTCGGAATCTGGGCAATCTTTCCAATTTTCTGGATGTTTTCGATGTCCTTAAAAAGGAGAGTTGATGCTTTGGCCATGCCACCCAGATGGATTTTTTCCCCAATAATTGACAATTATATTAAAGTATTTAACTCACAAGATTTCACCCGTTTCTATTTTAACAGCATATTAATTGGTCTTTTTACAATTCTTTTTGTGCTTATCATTGGAATACCCGCTTCATATACTTTGTCGAAAATGAACTTTAGAGGGAAAAAAGATATTGATTTTTGGATCCTTTCCACCAGAATGGCTCCACCGGTTGGTATATTAATTCCTTATTTTCTCATTTTTAAAAATCTTGGCATTTTAGATACAAGAGCCTCAATAGTCATAATGCATATAGCTTTAAATCTTTCTTTTGCCATCTGGGTGATGAAGGGGTTCTTTGCTGAAATCCCAAAAGGAATCGAGGAAGCCGCCTTGGTTGATGGGTGCTCACACTGGCGTGCATTTATAAGAATTATCCTACCACTTGTTGCACCTGGGTTAGTAGCAACCGCAATAATTGTATTTTTATTTTCCTGGAATGAGCTTTTATTTGCGGTTACCCTGGCTGGAAATGCCTCAAAAACGGTACCAGTAGCTCTTTATAACTTTGTATCCTATGAGGAAATTGATTGGGGCCCACTATCCGCATCTGCCATGTTGGCCCTTATACCAGTTTTAGTATTTATAAGTTTCGTGCAAAAACAGCTAATTAAAGGTTTAACTTTAGGGGCTATTAGCAAGTAA
- a CDS encoding HEPN domain-containing protein has protein sequence MNKASNRWFIFAQQDLQMAELAYQDGIYNQVCFHSQQCIEKCLKGILANQGKTPPRTHSIVDLFSLIPQDFLFELRSRLSQMDIFYIPTRYPDALPGILDESLPGKEEAEEAIVLARLCWQAIKS, from the coding sequence ATGAACAAAGCAAGTAACCGATGGTTCATTTTTGCCCAGCAAGATTTACAAATGGCGGAGCTTGCTTACCAAGATGGAATTTATAATCAGGTTTGTTTTCATAGCCAGCAATGCATTGAAAAATGTCTTAAGGGTATTTTAGCCAATCAAGGGAAAACACCACCTCGAACCCATTCGATAGTCGACCTCTTCAGTTTAATTCCTCAAGATTTTCTTTTTGAATTGAGAAGCCGATTGAGTCAAATGGATATCTTCTATATTCCTACCCGCTATCCTGATGCCTTACCTGGGATTTTGGATGAAAGTTTACCTGGAAAAGAAGAGGCAGAGGAAGCAATTGTCTTAGCTCGTTTATGTTGGCAAGCAATAAAAAGCTGA